A single Anopheles arabiensis isolate DONGOLA chromosome 2, AaraD3, whole genome shotgun sequence DNA region contains:
- the LOC120896300 gene encoding DNA-directed RNA polymerase III subunit RPC4, which produces MDHSPRIKQEPGIDTQYLTKGNNIIGNVAVPMEATVKPERLQSFRVPRDLTLANGRTTKPPNNKKVYTPNLNAVRNKNTDVKTASTGPKGRAKTDRNRNDKDGRNKKNTLIQTSGIFSDGLAQRALLRTSRSDKSSSSKDPGDSIQKPVFARGSSKIDLEDERKRIQNLCEDMDEEMAELDQKMANGLKLPVVLENSDYKIKPPEVKMENLPETKLDSFNSVENVLSGEQTNKIFLLQLPDALPGKSDDGNKRPTNGDDSKPEATANGEETPKYCTVRDLAEGYIGKIIRYRSGKVKLKLGEIMFDISVGMDTGFLQELVSINTNSVERNGNIINISTINTKLNASPDWEYLFKNST; this is translated from the exons ATGGACCATAGTCCGCGTATTAAGCAAGAGCCAGGAATCGATACGCAATACTtaacaaaaggaaacaatatAATCGGCAATGTTGCAGTTCCTATGGAAGCAACGGTAAAACCAGAGCGCCTACAGTCTTTTCGTGTACCCCGCGATCTTACCCTTGCCAATGGTCGCACGACGAAGCcacccaacaacaaaaaagtctaCACCCCGAACTTAAATGCAGTGAGGAACAAAAATAC CGATGTAAAAACTGCATCAACCGGTCCCAAAGGCCGAGCTAAGACTGATCGCAATAGAAATGATAAAGATGGAAGGAATAAAAAGAACACCTTGATCCAGACTTCTGGTATCTTTTCGGATGGTTTAGCTCAACGTGCTTTGCTCCGTACGTCCAGATCAG acaAATCTAGTTCCTCGAAAGATCCTGGGGACTCAATTCAGAAACCCGTATTCGCTAGAGGGAGCTCAAAAATAGATTTGGAAGATGAACGAAAGCGAATTCAAAATCTTTGCGAAGACATGGATGAGGAAATGGCGGAACTGGatcaaaaaatggcaaatggGTTAAAACTACCAGTCGTGCTGGAAAACT CTGACtacaaaatcaaaccaccgGAGGTAAAGATGGAAAATTTGCCTGAAACAAAGCTGGATTCGTTTAATTCGGTGGAAAACGTGTTATCCGgtgagcaaacaaacaaaatcttcCTTCTACAACTTCCGGATGCTTTACCTGGAAAATCCGACGATGGAAACAAACGCCCGACCAACGGCGACGACAGCAAACCGGAAGCAACGGCAAATGGTGAAGAAACGCCAAAATATTGTACGGTACGCGATTTGGCAGAAGGTTACATTGGTAAAATAATCAGGTACCGCTCGGGAAAGGTAAAATTAAAGCTCGGAGAAATCATGTTTGACATCAGCGTCGGTATGGACACTGGATTCTTACAGGAGCTAGTTTCTATAAATACTAATTCAGTAGAACGGAATggtaacataattaacatcaGCACTATCAACACAAAGTTGAACGCATCCCCGGACTGGGAATATTTATTCAAGAATTCTACATGA
- the LOC120896301 gene encoding probable 28S ribosomal protein S26, mitochondrial: MMANIAATLSGVFTKPRALALLQYTTVRFRRKPRWLGTAKSKLFRVPERKKQIEEEIEELKRLHNNYRTQMKAVRNFLRDEVEAYKLVSRAGLVLQTPEEEEAEWQEALRRNEEWNRQTAAKREERLAAERSARKEYILERLLLKEQREMDKKEQIEAKVRIEKEQSKTFITRDNIDKAIELALVQPTSYNFALDREGNLHRSTDSSANEKGQEH; this comes from the coding sequence ATGATGGCTAATATAGCGGCAACTTTGTCCGGTGTGTTCACAAAACCAAGAGCACTGGCTCTGCTTCAATACACCACAGTTCGCTTTCGACGAAAACCACGTTGGCTCGGTACAGCCAAAAGCAAACTGTTCCGTGTGCCGGAGCGCAAGAAACAGATTGAGGAAGAGATTGAAGAGCTAAAAAGATTGCACAATAACTATCGCACGCAGATGAAAGCGGTACGAAACTTCTTGCGCGATGAAGTAGAGGCATACAAGCTAGTTTCACGTGCCGGTTTAGTTCTCCAAACCCcggaggaagaggaagcagAATGGCAGGAAGCATTGCGCAGGAACGAAGAATGGAACCGGCAAACTGCTGCCAAACGCGAAGAGCGGTTGGCTGCAGAACGATCAGCTCGTAAGGAGTACATTCTTGAAAGGCTTTTGCTGAAAGAGCAAAGAGAAATGGACAAAAAGGAGCAAATCGAAGCGAAAGTACGCATAGAAAAGGAGCAATCGAAAACATTTATCACGCGTGACAACATCGACAAAGCGATCGAGCTAGCCCTGGTACAACCAACGTCGTATAACTTTGCTTTGGATCGCGAAGGAAACCTCCACCGTTCTACAGACTCTTCTGCAAACGAAAAAGGTCAAGAGCACTAG
- the LOC120898520 gene encoding polyphosphoinositide phosphatase codes for MDPNVRFQPLISSIQKVALFETKAKLYLIGSNSKETRFRVLEIDRRAPELSIYENPNELEKGDIRKFVQSRSFIRSISAYGVLGFVKFLEGYYLILVTKRTRCAFIGKHIIYTIKDTAMIRVNEASSKQMHPLEQRYVKMFNNVDLNSNFYFSYSYDLTHSLQYNLSAPKFVGSRCDIVKDEPLVWQNRTGEKMTYAFRGVSRERFVWNAFHLKPMRDVVHKDWMLEIIHGFISQSSISIFGRQVYVCLIARRSTRYAGTRFLKRGANFHGDVANEVETEQIVLDGNRMCSFTQLRGSVPSHWSQDVSKMVPKPQIAIDLSDPFGETAGKHYQRLMFHYGAPVIILNLVKTREKRRHESLLSEEMYSTVSYLNQFLPPHLRIRYIDFDMARKSRGTGNVMEKLAKIAETVIQQTGMFYSDDERSQKQTGIVRVNCVDCLDRTNTAQFAIGKCVLAHQLYDLGFLKERKLEFESDCITMLENLYEDHGDTLALQYGGSQLVHRIKTYRKTAVWASQGNDIMQTLSRYYSNTFSDTEKQHSINLFLGYYIPSKAEVNKTLHIWDLETDFYIHNSRFDEIRQISSIPLTQWVSPFVMNCLPAAVSDENRVVKELIKIHSNDAEIIDYYSNFHYDYKLTSFEEHIDYQLSHLSRNLAPAFRSHFSPFEPIRRQQSTALKNPSLTGQSSTSSANSSSSDRSDDESESDEEEKSSNNRNTAPSSSTNSSRAEDPVTLSSMFPMTNDIYGFEIRMPKKADMLKYEKYAEINRICNSTGEPARPSSPHQYNRHAQMNESGGLSIYNNEIIIASVTPEKDIQNDIVIPTVSDESKAIYEKYCMLKHTIMYDFRCDPKILEYVNMFA; via the exons ATGGATCCAAACGTACGCTTTCAACCATTGATTAGTTCGATACAGAAGGTGGCCCTATTCGAGACGAAGGCG AAACTCTACCTTATCGGGAGCAACAGCAAGGAGACGCGATTCCGCGTGCTAGAGATTGATAGGCGTGCGCCGGAACTTTCGATTTATGAAAATCCAAACGAGCTCGAAAAGGGAGACATACGCAAGTTCGTGCAATCCCGTTCGTTCATCCGATCAATCAGTGCGTACGGCGTTCTGGGGTTTGTGAAGTTCCTCGAAGGATACTATCTGATACTGGTGACGAAGCGCACGCGATGTGCCTTCATTGGCAAGCATATTATCTACACCATCAAGGATACGGCCATGATTCGCGTGAACGAAGCGTCGAGCAAACAGATGCACCCGCTGGAGCAGCGTTACGTGAAGATGTTCAACAATGTGGATCTGAACAGCAATTTCTATTTCAGCTACAGTTACGATCTTACCCACAGCTTGCAGTACAATCTTTCCGCTCCCAAGTTTGTCGGTAGCCGGTGCGACATTGTAAAGGACGAGCCGCTGGTTTGGCAGAATCGAACGGGCGAAAAAATGACGTACGCCTTCCGAGGAGTGTCTCGCGAACGGTTCGTCTGGAATGCGTTTCACCTGAAGCCGATGCGAGACGTCGTGCACAAAGACTGGATGCTGGAGATCATACACGGCTTTATCAGTCAGTCCAGCATCAGTATCTTTGGTCGGCAGGTGTACGTGTGCTTGATAGCGAGACGCAGCACACGCTACGCCGGAACACGATTCCTGAAGCGCGGTGCCAACTTTCACGGCGACGTAGCGAACGAGGTGGAAACGGAGCAGATCGTGCTGGACGGCAATCGAATGTGCAGCTTTACGCAGCTGCGCGGATCGGTTCCGTCGCACTGGTCGCAAGACGTTAGCAAAATGGTGCCGAAGCCACAGATTGCGATCGATCTGTCGGATCCGTTCGGCGAAACGGCGGGCAAGCACTATCAGCGATTGATGTTTCATTACGGCGCACCCGTCATTATACTGAACTTGGTGAAAACGAGGGAAAAGCGTCGGCACGAAAGCCTACTGAGTGAGGAAATGTACTCGACCGTTAGCTACTTGAACCAGTTTCTGCCTCCGCATCTTCGCATACGGTACATCGATTTCGATATGGCACGCAAAAGCCGCGGCACGGGGAACGTCATGGAGAAGCTGGCCAAGATCGCGGAAACGGTGATCCAGCAGACGGGAATGTTTTATTCGGACGACGAGCGAAGCCAAAAGCAGACTGGCATAGTGCGGGTCAACTGCGTCGACTGTCTGGATCGCACCAATACGGCACAGTTTGCGATTGGCAAGTGCGTCCTAGCCCATCAGCTGTACGATTTGGGGTTCTTGAAGGAGCGCAAACTAGAGTTCGAGTCGGACTGTATCACGATGCTCGAGAATCTGTACGAAGACCATGGTGATACGCTGGCCTTGCAGTACGGCGGGTCGCAGCTGGTTCACCGGATAAAAACATACCGCAAAACGGCCGTATGGGCGTCGCAGGGTAATGATATCATGCAAACGCTCAGTCGCTATTACAGCAACACTTTCAGCGATACGGAGAAACAGCACAGCATCAATCTGTTCCTGGGTTACTACATTCCTTCGAAGGCGGAGGTGAACA AAACGCTTCACATTTGGGATCTGGAAACCGATTTCTACATACATAACTCTCGTTTCGATGAGATACGGCAGATATCGTCCATTCCGCTCACCCAATGGGTCAGTCCGTTTGTGATGAACTGCCTGCCCGCCGCAGTGAGCGACGAGAATCGTGTCGTGAAGGAGCTGATCAAGATACACTCGAATGATGCGGAAATTATAGACTACTACTCAAACTTCCACTACGACTATAAGCTGACCTCCTTCGAAGAGCATATCGACTATCAGCTGAGCCATTTGTCGCGAAACCTTGCGCCTGCCTTCCGGTCCCACTTCAGCCCCTTCGAGCCGATCCGCCGACAGCAAAGCACGGCACTGAAGAATCCTTCACTGACGGGCCAATCGTCCACTAGCTCGGCCAACAGTTCATCTTCCGATCGATCGGACGATGAGTCAGAATCGGACGAGGAggaaaaaagcagcaacaaccgcaACACagcaccgagcagcagcaccaacagtaGCCGTGCAGAGGATCCCGTCACGCTCAGTTCCATGTTTCCGATGACGAACGACATATACGGGTTTGAAATACGAATGCCAAAAAAGGCGGACATGCTAAA GTACGAAAAGTATGCCGAAATCAACCGCATCTGTAACTCAACCGGAGAGCCGGCAAGACCGTCCTCTCCGCATCAGTACAACCGCCATGCCCAGATGAACGAGAGTGGCGGACTATCGATATACAACAACGAAATCATCATCGCTAGCGTGACGCCGGAGAAGGACATTCAGAACGATATTGTGATTCCGACCGTAAGTGATGAGAGTAAAGCAATCTACGAGAAGTACTGCATGCTGAAGCACACCATCATGTACGACTTTCGCTGCGACCCAAAGATACTGGAGTACGTGAATATGTTTGCATAA
- the LOC120898522 gene encoding KAT8 regulatory NSL complex subunit 3 has product MEHSYTREFRLLESSQTAMTRTLMIHRPPQCPSCHTHSHDERIDLEESYNPPIPSYNEESARRAMQESENIGVSARNSVSDEEDWEERVNKFGWTVQQFKLFDRVARLLDMDRLARLTNTEKQHEPVHRRTVIDKSVSRLRQALASVSWETRLTQWLHVLLMENLPPSYLAIYIDMLQTLHAKLPLLVDKMIFGSTLNIGQELLGPVLKKPWEPIVTPKNRKLPGQPFIVVVPSVPTLLPSPRHQKWFTLFSTMSPVVVIQPPQEKSTVEKPNIDKQSLQQLAEHMLAMTRAKIQQVRSSAPNRPIILVGFDAGSALAIQVGLVESISCVICLGFSYNTYNGVRGAPDDHIVDITCPVLFVIGQNSARASHEEIEMLRDRMSTQTSLVVVGAADECLRVSKTKRKIEGVTQSMVDNMVADEIAEFATNCLVSPPRPKQSALAGSFQSDSPMEQSMPSAPRNDCDLAAQRKRKHAPDPKAETKQQKKPYNRRLPKTTQSAEVTQSLTQSTQDAPDIEAQSNTPTTPEKQIKSEKIILPLAKADEVVKYEVRESGNTQIISGRGSTPMLLPALKRDTAQTTLSAGALHQQGNVNVKLIESNQLIHLKPSTGTTQKFYSITSTSKPVMSVIANSSPGVNDGAVTSEEISSPPKYTIVRNTGSTPTVFSNVNESNVAAGKVTKALSETNIFDLPIVFADNDGVIQEGSPEKPKQAQDTRPAVTAPASVGIAENNASSAQASSTRFVTLQQPAGSMPLSIGKPKQVINLVLNKGTLKTVDPGGMIVPVGTKINLPIAVASSASPATSVGTVMSSGTTGPKFTKVVLTKPMNTGATNTSVVKNLSELLSGGKIEIVNSAGMRQTGVTGTPLSVPQGKFQSIIINPFGANKAQGSATVQNTSTSGSSTTAGSKIFIKTTASALSAASASPSIVGRNVMLKKINIVSTSTGVKQGATGNVTSPEGKMLTVRPSMKILAQMQPLALHKTPINRPFWGWVNMMFNRVDRARLKKVGPDRLCAEWLLKNGAKAKFVKDARVHVHFNALPDESLPVLMEELDGTDSGIMHIGFDHLEGLSRLRKVVLHNCVYIDNQALWKLRYVANTLEELQISKCGNVTDAGLLQLKQLPQLQQVKTFDLPDVKNIQEVEKTLKQALPNCKFDMKP; this is encoded by the exons ATGGAACATAGTTATACACGGGAATTTCGGCTGCTAGAAAGTAGTCAGACTGCAATGACCCGCACACTAATGATACATCGGCCGCCTCAGTGCCCGTCGTGCCACACGCATTCCCACGATGAGCGTATTGATCTGGAGGAGTCGTACAATCCACCCATTCCGTCATACAATGAGGAAAGTGCGCGAAGGGCCATGCAAGAGAGTGAGAATATCGGGGTTTCGGCCAGAAACTCCGTGTCAGACGAAGAAGACTGGGAGGAAAGAGTAAACAA GTTTGGATGGACCGTTCAACAGTTTAAGCTGTTCGATCGGGTAGCACGGCTGCTGGACATGGACCGTTTGGCTCGTTTGACCAACACTGAGAAGCAGCATGAACCAGTTCACCGGCGCACGGTCATCGACAAATCGGTTAGCCGGCTCAGACAAGCACTGGCGAGTGTTTCGTGGGAAACGCGATTAACCCAGTGGTTGCATGTGTTATTGATGGAAAATCTGCCACCCTCGTATCTGGCAATTTATATCGACATGCTGCAAACATTACATGCCAAGCTGCCGCTGTTGGTAGATAAAATGATCTTTGGCAGTACGCTCAACATTGGCCAGGAGCTCCTCGGACCGGTGTTGAAGAAGCCTTGGGAGCCAATAGTGACTCCCAAAAATCGCAAGCTGCCTGGACAGCCGTTTATTGTTGTAGTGCCATCGGTTCCCACTCTATTGCCATCGCCCCGGCATCAGAAATGGTTTACATTATTCAGCACCATGTCACCGGTGGTAGTAATACAACCACCACAAGAAAAATCAACTGTTGAAAAGCCGAACATCGACAAACAATCGCTACAGCAACTGGCAGAACATATGCTAGCAATGACACGAGCCAAAATACAACAAGTGCGCAGCTCGGCGCCAAATCGACCGATTATTTTGGTTGGCTTCGATGCCGGTTCCGCTCTTGCAATTCAGGTTGGTTTAGTAGAGTCAATTAGTTGCGTGATTTGTTTGGGATTCTCGTACAACACATACAACGGAGTTCGTGGAGCACCCGATGATCATATCGTTGACATTACGTGCCCTGTGCTGTTCGTCATCGGCCAAAACTCCGCCCGTGCCAG TCACGAAGAAATCGAAATGCTGCGTGACCGCATGTCCACTCAAACATCACTGGTAGTCGTTGGAGCAGCCGATGAATGTTTGCGTGTGTCAAAAACAAAGCGTAAAATTGAAGGAGTCACCCAGTCGATGGTGGACAACATGGTCGCAGACGAGATAGCAGAGTTTGCAACCAACTGTCTCGTAAGTCCCCCGCGACCAAAACAATCCGCCTTGGCTGGGTCGTTCCAATCGGACAGCCCGATGGAACAAAGTATGCCATCGGCACCACGAAATGATTGTGACCTTGCTGCACAGCGCAAGCGTAAACACGCACCAGATCCCAAAGCTGAGACCAAACAGCAGAAAAAGCCTTACAACCGTCGCTtgccaaaaacaacacaatcagCTGAGGTGACCCAATCCCTGACTCAGTCTACCCAAGACGCGCCAGATATTGAAGCGCAGAGCAACACGCCAACGACGCCTgagaagcaaataaaaagcgagaaaataattttaccaCTCGCAAAGGCCGATGAAGTGGTGAAGTATGAAGTTCGCGAATCAGGCAACACGCAGATTATTTCTGGCCGGGGTAGCACGCCTATGCTGCTTCCTGCACTGAAACGAGACACTGCGCAGACAACACTATcggctggcgcgttgcatcaGCAGGGCAATGTGAATGTGAAATTGATTGAATCGAATCAACTTATTCATCTGAAACCGTCTACCGGAACGACGCAAAAGTTTTACTCCATAACATCAACCTCCAAACCAGTCATGTCCGTGATAGCAAACAGCAGTCCCGGAGTGAACGATGGTGCGGTAACGTCGGAGGAAATTAGCAGTCCACCGAAGTACACAATCGTGCGCAACACAGGATCCACGCCTACTGTGTTTAGCAATGTGAACGAATCTAATGTGGCTGCTGGGAAAGTTACGAAAGCTCTGTCGGAGACTAATATTTTCGATCTTCCGATCGTATTTGCCGATAACGATGGTGTAATTCAGGAGGGCTCGCCTGAAAAACCGAAGCAAGCACAAGATACTCGACCAGCAGTAACAGCGCCAGCGTCTGTAGGCATTGCTGAAAACAATGCTAGCTCGGCACAGGCATCAAGCACGCGATTCGTCACACTGCAACAGCCCGCTGGAAGTATGCCGCTGTCGATTGGAAAGCCGAAACAAGTGATCAACTTGGTGCTCAATAAGGGTACACTCAAAACTGTCGATCCCGGTGGTATGATCGTTCCTGTAGGAACAAAAATCAATCTCCCCATAGCTGTTGCGTCAAGTGCGTCGCCGGCAACCTCCGTTGGTACGGTAATGAGCAGTGGTACAACGGGACCGAAGTTTACCAAGGTAGTGTTGACCAAACCAATGAACACCGGTGCAACTAACACCAGCGTGGTGAAAAACTTGAGCGAATTGTTATCCGGTGGCAAGATCGAGATTGTCAACAGTGCTGGCATGCGCCAAACGGGCGTTACTGGAACCCCGTTGTCTGTACCGCAAGGCAAGTTCCAGTCTATCATCATCAATCCCTTTGGAGCGAATAAAGCACAAGGTAGTGCAACTGTGCAGAACACTTCAACAAGTGGAAGCTCGACGACCGCAGGAAGTAagatttttatcaaaacaacaGCCTCTGCATTGTCGGCTGCGAGCGCTTCACCGTCGATAGTGGGACGCaatgtgatgttgaaaaaaataaacatcgtTTCCACTTCAACGGGTGTGAAGCAGGGTGCAACAGGGAACGTAACGAGCCCAGAAggc AAAATGCTTACCGTAAGACCGTCAATGAAGATACTAGCGCAGATGCAACCGCTGGCTCTGCATAAAACCCCAATAAACAGACCATTTTGGGGCTGGGTGAACATGATGTTCAACCGGGTCGATCGCGCTAGACTGAAGAAGGTTGGCCCCGACCGACTTTGTGCCGAATGGTTGCTAAAGAATGGAGCGAAAGCAAAGTTTGTGAAGGACGCCCGTGTGCATGTGCATTTTAACGCACTTCCGGACGAGTCCTTGCCGGTGCTAATGGAAGAACTCGATGGGACGGATTCGGGCATTATGCACATTGGGTTCGATCATCTGGAAGGATTGAGTCGGCTCAGGAAAGTTGTCCTCCATAACTGTGTCTACATCGACAATCAAGCTCTGTGGAAGCTGCGATACGTTGCCAATACGCTGGAGGAGTTGCAAATTTCCAAGTGTGGCAATGTCACCGATGCCGGATTGCTACAGCTCAAACAGCTCCCTCAGCTACAACAGGTGAAAACGTTCGATTTGCCTGATGTGAAAAATATACAGGAAGTGGAAAAAACGCTCAAACAAGCACTTCCCAACTGCAAATTCGATATGAAGCCATAG